ATTAAAATTATCTGAGGAATGGTGAACAACGTGTGCTGCCCAAAAAAATCTTACTTTATGATTTTGTCTGTGAAACCAATAATAAGAAAAATCGTCAGCTAGCATACATAACAACCAAACATACCAAGCGTAGCCAAAAGAAGCATAGCCCATAATATTTGTTCTTACGCCATTTACTTCTGGGTTAAAGACATTGTATACAAAGGTAAATAGAACAATGGCAGATATTGTTTTTAATAGTGGTGCTAAAATAGCAGATCCTACTCCTAATGAAAGACTAGAGCCAAGATCTTTCCAGTCATAAAGATCCTTGTTGTCATGGGTTTTGCTATACGTTAACTCTAAAGCGATAAATGCTAAAAAGCAAGGTACACCATAAACTAAAGGGTTCGTAAAATCCATAAATTATTTTGTAGTTAAGAGATGTTGGAAGAATTGCTGTAAATCTATAATAATGGATAAATATAAATAATACCAAAGGTAATTAAGCAATTTAAGTGCATAATTAATTTTAGATCTCGATAATATTAACAGCTAGTTTTTTAAGCACGTCGTGTTAAACCAATGAGACTGTAACTGGTTTAGGCGCTTTAACTCTTGCTTAAGATTAACTGTAAGGGTTCTTACAGATAGGTTTTTCATTTCTAATAATGCACAATGGCTGATAAGATAATGAAAGTCTTTCTTTAGAGCAGAATCATAACTTAAGCGTTGCACAAATGAAGGTGTTTGTAAACTGTCTTGTAATGTACTTACAAGATGCTCAACATCTTCAGATAAATTATTTAAAAATGAAATGGTATGCTTACAAGGCGCATTTAAATCGTATTTAGATGATGCTTGCTTAATTTTTAAACGCTTAACTAAACGCAATACATTTCTAGCAGAACCTAATAATTCTTTAGCAGATAAATGTGCCGTAGGTTGGCTATATGAGTTAGAAATGAGGTGCATTTTTTTATTCTGGTTTTCATCAAAATTAATGAGTAATTACAAATCTTATATTTAGATTTTAATGTAAAAGAGTATATTTACTTTAAATAATAATTATTTTAATTCAAATTGCTTTAATATGTTGGTAGATGTAATTAACGCTAAAATTTTAAAACTCTTACAGCAAAATGCTAGACTTAGTAATGCAGAAATTGGGAGGCAAGTAGGTATTACATCTCCTGCAGTTTCAGAGCGAATTAAGAAATTAGAAGACGCAGGAATTATTGAAGGGTACACAACCAAGGTCTCTTATAAAATGGTAGGCAATCACTTAAAAGCCATTATTACCTTGCGTGCATTTATGGGTAAATTAAAACCGTTTTTAGAAAAAGTAAAAACCTATGATGAGGTTATTAACTGCTACCGTATTACGGGAAACGAAAATATTGTCATGGAAGTTGTGCTTAAAAATCAACAGCATTTAGAACGCCTTATTGATGATCTAATTACTTATGGTGAGTGTAAAACTCAAATTGTATTATCTAAAGTTGTAGACAATAATCCTATAAAAGCTTAAATTACAACCATGTTATTTACAATAGAACATACGGTTACAGCTTTAGTCTGCTTATTAAGCGCTTTTGTTATCCAGCGCATTTATAAAAAGGAATTACCTTATGAAGAAAATAATACCAAAGTAAATGGTATAAAATGGTTTGGTTGGGCCATCTTTATTTGGGGTATTGGATCTGTAATACAGTTATTAGGTGTTAAGGTTTTTGGCTTAAGCGCAACACATAAACTTTTAATATATTCTGGAGTTACAGTATCATTACTAAACTCTATGTTTATTTTACTCTCATTACCATCTATAGAGCATAATAAATTTAGGCCAATGGTTGTCCGGTTGGTACAACGCTTTACAGAAAAAGAATTTATAGCGTTGTTTTCTGGCGTTATGGGTATTATAGCATTTGTATTTATAGCAGCATCTTACACAAACGTAGCCATTAGCAATAATTTTATCTGGCTTATAGATATTCCAATCTCTATAATAGTTGCCTTTTCTTTACTTAATGAGCTTAATAAGGCTTTTAGTAACAGACAGATGAAGTTTATGTATTTGCCATCTTTTGCACTGTTTGTACTAATAATTGTAGCTGTGTCTCATAGAATTATACCACAAGATAGAGTGGTTACCTATATAGATCAGGAGTTTTGGACATTAACAGGAATGATAACGGCGCTCTCTTTTAAATTTATCTATATCTTATTATTTTCAATCTTGTTATACAGTTGGAAATTTTTAACTGAACGCGAGATGAAGCAATCTCAATTGGAGCATTTAAATTCTGAAAATTTGAAACTTTCTACAGAGCTTGATAAATTACTTATTGCAAATGAGAGTCATCTTGATACCATAAGATCTTTAAAAATTAAAGTTGAAACACTTACAGAATCTTCTAAAATAGAGTTGTCACAACGCCAGAAAGAAGTCTTGACTTTCTTAGCTAAATTTGGAGACACTCATTCCTATACCCAAATTGCAGAAGAGATGAATATTAGTGTAGATGGTTTTCAGACACATATACATCAAATAAAAAAGCTATTAAACATAAGTGGATCTGGAGGAAAAGAACAGCTTATAGAGTTTGCTAGAAAAGAGTTGTAAAGCTTTAAAGCTAGTGTTTACCTATGGTTAACCATATGCTTAACTAATCGCGGATTATTTTTCAGCAGTGTGTAACCTTTTAGTTTAAGGGTAATCTCAACATATTTGTTAGGAATCAATATTTCTTAACAATGGCAATTCCTCAATCAACTTTAGACGAACAGATAAACACGTATTTCGAAAATGCCACAAGCTGGTTTACAGATGCAATCTTTGCTGAAATACCACTAACAGAAAACGTAGGCATTCCTTGGGTGCTTATAGTCTTAATCTTGGGGGCAAGTTATTTTACAATCTATTTTAGATTTATAAACATACGTGGTTTTTTAAAATCTATTAAAGTAGTAAGAGGCGATTATGAGGCAATTGAACAAGCTGGAGATATAGAAGTTTCTAATACAGTCTCTACTGTAAACGGAGACCAGCCAGATACTATTAGAGTAGAAGGTCATATTGGAGAAGTAACCCATTTTCAGGCATTAACAGCAGCGCTATCTGCAACTGTAGGTTTAGGAAACATTGCTGGTGTTGCTATAGCGTTATCAATTGGTGGTCCTGGCGCAACATTCTGGATGATCTTGGTTGGGTTATTAGGGATGTCTTCAAAATTTGTGGAGTGCACATTAGGTGTAAAGTATCGAGAGATAGATGCAAATGGTACCGTGTTTGGTGGCCCAATGTATTATCTTAAAAAAGGTTTAGGAGAAAAAGGATTGCACAGCTTAGGAAAACTACTGGCTGCTTTATTTGCTGTTATGTGTATTGGTGGTTCTTTTGGTGGTGGTAATATGTTTCAAGTAAATCAAG
This region of Croceibacter atlanticus HTCC2559 genomic DNA includes:
- a CDS encoding helix-turn-helix transcriptional regulator — translated: MLFTIEHTVTALVCLLSAFVIQRIYKKELPYEENNTKVNGIKWFGWAIFIWGIGSVIQLLGVKVFGLSATHKLLIYSGVTVSLLNSMFILLSLPSIEHNKFRPMVVRLVQRFTEKEFIALFSGVMGIIAFVFIAASYTNVAISNNFIWLIDIPISIIVAFSLLNELNKAFSNRQMKFMYLPSFALFVLIIVAVSHRIIPQDRVVTYIDQEFWTLTGMITALSFKFIYILLFSILLYSWKFLTEREMKQSQLEHLNSENLKLSTELDKLLIANESHLDTIRSLKIKVETLTESSKIELSQRQKEVLTFLAKFGDTHSYTQIAEEMNISVDGFQTHIHQIKKLLNISGSGGKEQLIEFARKEL
- a CDS encoding Lrp/AsnC family transcriptional regulator, whose product is MLVDVINAKILKLLQQNARLSNAEIGRQVGITSPAVSERIKKLEDAGIIEGYTTKVSYKMVGNHLKAIITLRAFMGKLKPFLEKVKTYDEVINCYRITGNENIVMEVVLKNQQHLERLIDDLITYGECKTQIVLSKVVDNNPIKA